From Microbacterium sp. YJN-G, a single genomic window includes:
- a CDS encoding glycosyltransferase family 2 protein, producing MTSPRVSVIVRTKDRADFLTRALASITAQTLDNWEAIIINDGGDPIRVAAVVSALRDSTDRARIRVIDHAESRGRWVAANAGVLAASGDYLVLHDDDDSWHPSFLSRAVEYLDRNPERQGVVSRIEIIWEQEKDGRFIEDGREEFQAQLTAPLLGDALLFNRFVPIGFLYRRDLHAELGLYDERLPVVGDWDFNLKVLSRGGLEYLGDEPLAYWHQRRLATGTSANSVSGARSDHARYDASIRDEALRRWVGDNGTGLVLYLTKFIDQRFVDVEDGLRAEIAASSLWRRLARRLRRTLKL from the coding sequence GTGACCAGCCCCCGCGTCAGCGTCATCGTCCGGACCAAGGATCGTGCGGACTTCCTGACACGTGCACTCGCGAGCATCACCGCGCAGACGCTCGACAACTGGGAGGCGATCATCATAAACGACGGCGGTGACCCGATCAGAGTCGCCGCGGTCGTGAGCGCGCTGCGCGATTCGACGGACCGTGCACGCATCCGGGTGATCGATCATGCAGAGTCGCGAGGTCGCTGGGTCGCGGCGAACGCGGGGGTGCTTGCGGCTTCAGGCGACTACCTCGTGCTCCACGATGACGATGACTCGTGGCACCCCAGCTTTCTGTCCCGCGCGGTGGAGTACCTCGACCGCAACCCTGAGCGACAGGGTGTCGTGTCACGTATCGAGATCATCTGGGAACAGGAGAAGGACGGCCGCTTCATCGAGGACGGACGGGAGGAGTTCCAAGCGCAGCTGACGGCACCGCTGCTCGGAGACGCTCTGCTCTTCAACCGCTTCGTGCCGATCGGGTTCCTGTACCGACGCGATCTGCATGCCGAACTCGGGCTTTACGATGAGAGACTCCCCGTCGTGGGCGATTGGGACTTCAACCTGAAGGTGCTCTCGCGCGGCGGGCTGGAGTACCTCGGAGACGAACCCCTCGCATATTGGCATCAGCGTCGCCTTGCGACCGGCACCTCGGCGAACAGCGTGTCTGGTGCCCGCAGCGACCATGCTCGCTATGATGCGAGCATCCGCGACGAAGCTCTGCGCCGTTGGGTGGGTGACAACGGCACTGGACTCGTCCTCTATCTGACGAAGTTCATCGATCAACGCTTCGTCGATGTCGAGGACGGCCTCCGAGCCGAGATCGCCGCCTCATCGCTCTGGCGACGCCTCGCACGTCGTCTGCGCCGGACCCTCAAGCTTTGA
- the rfbB gene encoding dTDP-glucose 4,6-dehydratase has translation MSRLLVTGGAGFIGSNFVHHVVANTDHHVTVLDALTYAGNRRSLEGIPENRMTFVHGSITDTGLVDALFEDTDAVVHYAAESHNDNSLNDPRPFLETNIVGTYTLLEAARRHDVRLHHISTDEVYGDLELDDPERFTESTPYNPSSPYSSTKAGSDLLVRAWVRSFGVRATISNCSNNYGPYQHVEKFIPRQITNVIRGIRPKLYGAGQNVRDWIHADDHSSAVLTILEHGNIGETYLIGADGEKDNKSVVELILTEMGQPADAYDHVTDRAGHDLRYAIDSTRLRDELGWSPQFSDFEAGLAATIQWYRDNEDWWAPSKDAVEAFYAGKGQ, from the coding sequence ATGAGCCGTCTGCTCGTCACCGGAGGGGCTGGCTTCATCGGCTCCAACTTCGTCCATCACGTCGTCGCAAACACGGACCACCACGTCACTGTGCTCGATGCTCTCACATATGCCGGTAACCGTCGCTCCCTGGAGGGCATCCCCGAGAATCGGATGACGTTCGTCCACGGCAGCATCACGGATACCGGCCTGGTCGACGCACTGTTCGAGGACACGGATGCCGTCGTGCACTACGCCGCGGAGTCGCACAACGACAATTCGCTGAACGACCCGCGCCCGTTCCTCGAAACGAACATCGTCGGCACGTACACGCTGCTCGAAGCAGCCCGACGTCACGACGTCCGATTGCACCACATCTCGACCGACGAGGTATACGGCGACCTGGAGCTCGACGATCCCGAACGATTCACCGAGTCGACACCGTACAACCCATCGTCACCGTACTCCTCGACCAAAGCCGGCAGCGACCTGCTCGTACGTGCGTGGGTCCGCTCTTTCGGGGTCCGTGCGACGATCTCGAACTGCTCTAACAATTACGGCCCCTACCAGCACGTCGAGAAGTTCATTCCTCGGCAGATCACCAACGTGATCCGCGGCATCCGCCCAAAGCTTTACGGCGCGGGCCAGAACGTTCGTGACTGGATCCACGCCGACGATCACTCATCCGCAGTCCTGACGATCCTGGAGCATGGCAACATTGGTGAGACATACCTGATCGGCGCTGATGGCGAGAAGGACAACAAGTCCGTTGTCGAGCTTATTCTCACCGAGATGGGTCAGCCGGCTGACGCCTATGACCACGTCACCGACCGCGCCGGCCACGACCTGCGGTATGCGATTGACTCGACGCGGTTGCGTGATGAACTCGGCTGGTCACCGCAGTTCTCCGATTTCGAAGCGGGCCTCGCAGCGACCATCCAGTGGTATCGCGACAACGAAGACTGGTGGGCGCCGTCCAAGGATGCCGTCGAGGCGTTCTACGCGGGCAAGGGCCAGTGA
- the rfbA gene encoding glucose-1-phosphate thymidylyltransferase RfbA, producing the protein MKGIILAGGSGTRLHPITLGVSKQLIPVYDKPMVYYPLSTLMLAGIREILVITTPHDAAHFERLLGDGSQYGVSLTFAQQPSPDGLAQAFTIGADFIGDDSVALVLGDNLLYGPGLGSRLQRFENVDGGAVFAYWVAEPQAYGVVEFDADGRAISLEEKPVSPRSNYAVPGLYFYDNDVIEIARNLAPSARGEYEITDINREYLSRGKLQVEVLPRGTAWLDTGTFDQMTDAAEYVRTMERRTGMKIGVPEEVAWRQGFLSDDQLSDRAEALVKSGYGAYLMDILKRGRA; encoded by the coding sequence GTGAAGGGCATTATTCTCGCCGGCGGGTCCGGCACGCGTCTGCACCCGATCACGCTGGGCGTCTCCAAGCAGTTGATCCCGGTCTATGACAAGCCGATGGTCTACTATCCGCTCTCGACGCTGATGCTCGCAGGCATCCGCGAGATTCTCGTGATCACCACCCCACATGACGCCGCGCATTTCGAACGTCTGCTCGGCGACGGGTCTCAGTACGGGGTCAGCCTGACCTTCGCCCAGCAGCCGTCGCCGGACGGTCTGGCGCAGGCGTTCACCATCGGTGCCGATTTCATCGGTGACGATTCGGTCGCACTTGTCCTTGGCGACAATCTGCTGTACGGCCCCGGGCTGGGAAGTCGTCTGCAGCGTTTCGAAAACGTCGACGGCGGCGCCGTCTTCGCCTACTGGGTCGCAGAACCTCAGGCGTACGGTGTGGTGGAGTTCGACGCAGACGGGCGAGCGATCTCGCTCGAGGAGAAGCCTGTGTCTCCGCGGAGCAATTACGCGGTTCCCGGGCTCTACTTCTACGACAACGATGTGATCGAGATCGCTCGCAATCTCGCGCCCAGTGCGCGCGGCGAATACGAGATCACCGATATCAACCGTGAGTATCTGAGTCGCGGCAAGCTGCAGGTCGAGGTGCTTCCGCGGGGCACGGCGTGGCTGGACACAGGTACGTTCGATCAGATGACCGATGCTGCCGAGTACGTCCGAACCATGGAACGCCGTACCGGGATGAAGATCGGTGTCCCCGAGGAGGTTGCCTGGCGTCAGGGCTTCCTCAGTGACGACCAGCTGAGCGATCGAGCCGAGGCACTGGTCAAGTCGGGGTACGGTGCGTATCTCATGGACATTCTCAAGAGAGGTCGCGCATGA
- a CDS encoding UDP-glucose dehydrogenase family protein: MKLSVIGCGYLGAVHATAMASLGHEVVGVDVDAARIEMLRAGRAPFFEPGLDQLLSETVQGGALTFSSEISEAAGAAAHFIAVGTPQRAEGDGADLSYVDGAIESLIPILRPGDLVIGKSTVPVGTANRLAESIRPTGAHLLWNPEFLREGFAIKDTLEPDRLVYGVANVGSAADDVALLDQIYRSVLAKGTPRIVTDYATAELVKVSANAFLATKISFINAMAEIAEVTGADVTQLADAIGFDARIGRRFLNAGIGFGGGCLPKDIRAFSARAEELGVGQAVQFLHEVDAINLRRRHRVAGLVIDAFDGDARGHHVALLGLAFKPDSDDTRDSPALDVARRLHEAGATVHAFDPAANETARRVAPDLRFANSVDEAVQRAELIVIATEWKQFRDLSPSELATQTPARTIVDARNCLDPATWRAAGWTYHGMGRP; this comes from the coding sequence ATGAAGCTGAGTGTCATCGGATGCGGCTATCTCGGTGCCGTACACGCGACTGCGATGGCCTCTTTGGGGCATGAAGTCGTCGGTGTCGACGTCGATGCCGCGCGCATCGAGATGCTGCGAGCGGGACGGGCACCGTTTTTCGAGCCTGGTCTGGATCAACTCCTCAGCGAGACCGTGCAAGGCGGTGCGCTGACGTTCTCGTCTGAGATCTCTGAAGCTGCGGGTGCTGCTGCGCATTTCATCGCCGTCGGAACACCACAGCGTGCCGAGGGCGATGGTGCAGACCTCAGCTACGTCGACGGCGCGATCGAATCGTTGATACCCATACTGCGTCCGGGCGATCTGGTGATCGGCAAGTCGACCGTTCCCGTCGGAACAGCCAACCGGCTTGCGGAGAGCATCCGACCCACGGGAGCGCACCTCCTCTGGAACCCCGAGTTCCTCCGTGAGGGGTTCGCGATCAAGGACACGCTCGAACCTGACCGCCTGGTGTACGGGGTCGCGAACGTCGGATCAGCTGCGGACGATGTCGCGCTCCTGGACCAGATCTACCGCTCCGTGCTCGCCAAGGGCACTCCCCGCATCGTGACCGACTATGCAACGGCCGAACTGGTGAAGGTCTCGGCGAACGCGTTCCTGGCGACCAAGATCTCGTTCATCAATGCGATGGCCGAGATCGCGGAAGTCACCGGCGCGGACGTCACGCAGCTGGCGGATGCGATCGGTTTCGATGCTCGCATCGGTCGACGCTTCCTGAACGCGGGGATCGGCTTCGGCGGTGGCTGTCTGCCGAAGGATATCCGTGCCTTCTCCGCGCGTGCTGAGGAGCTCGGCGTCGGCCAGGCTGTGCAGTTCCTCCACGAGGTTGATGCGATCAACCTGCGTCGTCGTCACCGCGTCGCCGGCCTGGTCATCGACGCGTTCGACGGCGACGCCCGCGGACATCACGTGGCGCTGCTCGGACTGGCATTCAAGCCTGATTCCGATGACACCCGGGACTCCCCCGCGCTCGACGTTGCACGCCGACTCCACGAAGCCGGCGCCACTGTGCATGCATTTGATCCTGCAGCCAACGAGACTGCACGCCGGGTGGCCCCGGATCTCCGCTTCGCCAATTCCGTCGACGAAGCGGTCCAGCGGGCCGAGCTCATCGTGATCGCGACTGAGTGGAAGCAATTCCGTGACCTCTCGCCCAGCGAGCTGGCCACGCAGACGCCGGCTCGTACGATCGTCGATGCGCGCAACTGCCTCGACCCCGCTACCTGGCGGGCTGCCGGTTGGACGTACCACGGGATGGGGCGTCCGTGA
- a CDS encoding glycosyltransferase, protein MSVQLRVVLDQAAQIVDADQARAALALTAGLVATAPRGCAVSALVPAGGEAAVPGLQDVRTLTLGRRELAMAWRSGIPVGGAGGLIHAPSLMAPLVRHDRTHDNDQVTVTLWDLCAWEAPETMPKALVAWQRAMLKRAVKHADAVVVPSHAMAERLADIVALGDRVRVIAGAAPEGFHVPDDAERRRQDLQIPERYVVLNGDGDDLTAGFRAAAGAGEHVVVLDAADGTEPALSEAASAAGLPERRAHIRGALGDADRAAVLGGAAAFVATSGRSAWPWRAVEAMTLSVPVVALDSGVHLDVIADGGAVVAANDLGGALEDALAAGERRLRVIAADRARAFSWGSSAERVWALHAEL, encoded by the coding sequence ATGAGTGTGCAGTTGCGCGTCGTGCTCGATCAGGCGGCGCAGATCGTCGACGCCGATCAGGCGCGCGCGGCCCTGGCGCTCACCGCCGGGCTGGTCGCGACGGCACCGCGCGGATGCGCGGTCTCTGCGCTGGTTCCGGCCGGCGGCGAGGCGGCGGTGCCCGGTCTTCAGGATGTGCGCACGCTCACGCTCGGCCGGCGCGAGCTGGCCATGGCATGGCGCAGCGGCATCCCCGTGGGCGGTGCGGGCGGACTCATCCACGCGCCGAGTCTGATGGCGCCGCTGGTGCGGCACGATCGCACGCATGACAACGACCAGGTCACCGTGACGCTGTGGGATCTGTGCGCCTGGGAGGCCCCCGAGACCATGCCGAAGGCGCTGGTGGCCTGGCAGCGCGCGATGCTCAAGCGCGCGGTGAAACACGCGGATGCCGTCGTCGTCCCGTCTCACGCGATGGCCGAGCGCCTGGCCGACATCGTGGCGCTGGGCGACCGCGTGCGGGTCATCGCCGGAGCGGCGCCCGAGGGCTTCCACGTGCCGGATGACGCCGAACGACGCCGCCAGGACCTGCAGATCCCCGAGCGGTACGTCGTACTGAACGGTGACGGCGATGATCTCACCGCCGGGTTCCGGGCGGCTGCCGGAGCGGGGGAGCACGTGGTGGTGCTGGATGCCGCCGACGGCACCGAACCGGCCCTCTCGGAGGCGGCCTCGGCGGCCGGGCTTCCCGAGCGGCGCGCCCACATCCGCGGTGCGCTCGGGGATGCCGACCGTGCTGCCGTGCTCGGCGGAGCGGCGGCGTTCGTGGCGACATCCGGCAGGTCGGCGTGGCCGTGGCGGGCCGTCGAGGCGATGACGCTCTCGGTGCCTGTCGTGGCACTCGATTCGGGTGTGCACCTCGATGTCATCGCCGACGGCGGCGCGGTGGTCGCCGCGAACGACCTCGGCGGGGCCCTGGAGGATGCGCTGGCGGCGGGGGAGCGGCGGCTGCGGGTGATCGCTGCCGACCGCGCACGCGCGTTCTCCTGGGGGAGCTCGGCGGAGCGGGTCTGGGCGCTGCACGCCGAACTCTGA
- a CDS encoding ABC transporter ATP-binding protein, giving the protein MIAVQTATPPTIIVENVSKYFLRRNSHSFKEAAIGWLQRKKVGTDQFLALDDISFQVGEGESVAILGMNGSGKSTTLKLVSGVLEPDSGRVLTRGRVAGLIEVGAGFHPDLSGRENVFLNAAILGMSRKETEEKFDDIVEFSEIGDFIDQEVKHYSSGMFMRLAFSVAIHVKLDTLLVDEVLSVGDAPFRAKCAVKIKELTARGVTMLVVSHDIGMVKELCTRGIVISKGKKIFDGTIEDAVERLKA; this is encoded by the coding sequence ATGATCGCGGTTCAGACCGCAACACCTCCTACGATCATCGTTGAGAACGTCTCAAAATACTTCCTCAGACGCAACTCGCACTCTTTCAAAGAGGCGGCGATCGGCTGGCTTCAGCGCAAGAAGGTGGGCACCGACCAGTTCCTGGCGCTGGACGACATCAGCTTCCAGGTCGGGGAGGGCGAGTCTGTCGCAATCCTCGGGATGAACGGTTCGGGGAAGTCCACGACGCTCAAGCTGGTTTCGGGCGTGCTCGAGCCGGACTCCGGCCGAGTTCTCACCCGCGGCCGCGTCGCCGGCCTGATCGAGGTGGGTGCGGGATTCCATCCCGACCTCTCAGGTCGCGAGAACGTCTTCCTGAATGCCGCGATTCTCGGCATGTCGCGTAAGGAGACTGAGGAGAAGTTCGATGACATCGTAGAGTTCTCCGAGATCGGCGACTTCATCGATCAGGAAGTCAAGCACTACTCCTCGGGAATGTTCATGCGTCTGGCATTCTCCGTGGCGATCCACGTCAAGCTCGATACGCTTCTCGTCGACGAAGTTCTCAGCGTCGGAGATGCCCCATTCCGGGCGAAGTGCGCAGTCAAGATCAAAGAGCTGACAGCTCGGGGCGTGACGATGCTCGTTGTGAGTCACGACATCGGAATGGTGAAGGAGCTCTGCACGCGAGGAATCGTGATCTCCAAGGGAAAGAAGATCTTCGACGGGACCATCGAGGATGCCGTCGAGCGACTCAAAGCTTGA
- a CDS encoding sugar nucleotide-binding protein, with protein sequence MSTRFGKKLERIETPIPGLVVFELPVHGDSRGWFKENWQREKMLAHGLEDFGPVQNNISFNDAVGTTRGIHAEPWDKWVSVATGRIFGAWVDLREGPTFGAVFTTELDPSRAIFVPRGVGNSYQTLEADTAYTYLVNDHWSPDASYSFLNLADETAAIAWPIPLDQVEVSDKDKAHPRLEDATPVPPRRILVLGASGQLGHALRERLGDAPHIEYASRAELDLGSGSLDDARRWRDYGLIINAAAYTAVDTAETPEGREQAWATNAAAVASLARVADSHGITLVHVSSDYVFDGAAAGAYAENAPVRPLGVYGQTKAAGDLAVSTAARHYIVRTSWVIGDGANFVRTMHSLAERGIDPRVVDDQIGRLTFTADIADAIVHLYETHAPYGVYNVTGAGEPKSWATIAEEVFRLAGHDPKRVTGVSTDDYFASATGPIAPRPRNSVLDLTKVMATGFSPTAVDESLRAYVNELKD encoded by the coding sequence GTGAGCACGCGATTCGGCAAGAAGCTCGAGCGGATCGAGACCCCGATTCCCGGACTCGTCGTCTTCGAACTTCCGGTGCACGGCGATTCACGGGGCTGGTTCAAAGAGAACTGGCAACGGGAGAAGATGCTCGCCCACGGCCTCGAGGACTTCGGGCCTGTGCAGAACAACATTTCCTTCAACGATGCTGTAGGTACCACTCGCGGCATCCACGCGGAACCCTGGGACAAGTGGGTATCGGTGGCGACAGGCCGGATCTTCGGTGCCTGGGTGGACCTCCGCGAGGGGCCGACGTTCGGTGCTGTCTTCACCACTGAACTCGACCCGTCGCGAGCGATCTTCGTGCCTCGCGGAGTTGGGAACTCCTACCAGACTCTGGAAGCCGATACTGCTTACACCTACCTGGTGAACGATCACTGGTCGCCGGACGCGTCGTATTCGTTCCTCAATCTCGCGGACGAGACGGCGGCAATCGCCTGGCCGATCCCACTCGATCAGGTCGAGGTCTCCGACAAGGACAAGGCGCATCCTCGACTTGAGGACGCGACGCCGGTGCCTCCGCGACGAATTCTCGTGTTGGGTGCGTCAGGACAGCTGGGCCATGCTCTACGCGAACGACTGGGCGACGCCCCGCATATCGAATACGCGTCGAGAGCCGAGCTCGACCTCGGTTCCGGGAGCCTCGATGACGCGCGTCGGTGGCGCGACTACGGCCTGATCATCAATGCCGCCGCTTACACCGCGGTGGACACAGCGGAAACTCCCGAAGGCCGCGAACAGGCTTGGGCCACCAACGCCGCAGCCGTTGCTTCGTTGGCACGGGTGGCCGACTCTCATGGCATCACGCTGGTGCATGTCTCGAGCGACTACGTCTTCGATGGTGCGGCGGCGGGCGCGTATGCGGAGAACGCTCCCGTCCGGCCCCTTGGCGTCTATGGACAGACCAAGGCAGCCGGCGACCTCGCCGTCTCGACAGCGGCGCGTCACTACATCGTACGCACGTCCTGGGTGATCGGAGACGGGGCGAACTTCGTACGAACGATGCATTCACTCGCCGAGCGTGGAATCGATCCCCGCGTCGTCGACGATCAGATCGGGCGCCTCACGTTCACCGCGGATATCGCTGATGCCATCGTGCACCTGTACGAGACGCATGCACCATATGGTGTCTACAACGTCACCGGAGCGGGTGAGCCCAAGTCCTGGGCCACGATCGCCGAGGAGGTGTTCCGCCTCGCCGGCCACGACCCGAAGCGGGTCACCGGCGTGTCGACTGATGATTATTTCGCGTCGGCGACCGGTCCGATCGCTCCCAGACCACGCAACAGCGTATTGGATCTGACGAAGGTGATGGCCACGGGTTTCTCTCCCACCGCGGTCGACGAGTCACTACGCGCCTACGTCAACGAGTTGAAGGACTGA
- a CDS encoding ABC transporter permease, producing MEPLDVVDARLYQAPGRGRGVLDVFRRRYLLRLLVRKATATRYRNSLLGWTWSYVKPFSQFAVYFFVMGIILNIHREVDNFAIYLFSGIVIVNLFNEGFSNATNSIIDNGALVRKIYLPRELFPVAAIIVAFVHFLPQVAVLLVICLLLGWTPSLVGLAAILGGVLLVLVFAIGLGLFFGGINVRFRDAQNLVEIIRMFSTWTSPVLYMWTLVVDKMPAWLFHIYMSNPLTVAVELFHVGFWEPTASATPGLPPAFGLYSLAAIAITLVVLIIGQTVFRRFERTFAQDL from the coding sequence ATCGAGCCGTTGGACGTTGTCGACGCGCGCTTGTATCAAGCGCCCGGCCGGGGTCGCGGGGTGCTGGATGTGTTCCGGAGGCGGTATCTGCTGCGACTTCTGGTGCGCAAGGCCACAGCCACGCGATACCGCAATTCCCTGCTGGGGTGGACCTGGTCCTATGTGAAACCGTTCTCGCAGTTCGCGGTCTACTTCTTCGTGATGGGGATCATCCTCAACATCCACAGAGAAGTCGACAACTTCGCGATATACCTTTTCTCCGGCATCGTGATCGTGAACCTCTTCAACGAGGGGTTCAGCAACGCAACGAACTCGATCATCGACAACGGCGCGCTCGTGCGCAAGATCTACCTGCCGAGGGAGCTCTTCCCTGTTGCCGCGATCATCGTCGCCTTCGTGCATTTCCTGCCGCAGGTGGCCGTGCTGCTCGTCATCTGCTTGTTGCTGGGATGGACACCGTCGCTCGTCGGCTTGGCTGCGATCCTTGGCGGGGTGCTGCTGGTGCTTGTGTTCGCGATCGGATTGGGCTTGTTCTTCGGCGGTATCAACGTGCGATTCCGCGACGCACAGAACCTCGTTGAGATCATCCGGATGTTCTCCACATGGACGTCTCCGGTGCTGTACATGTGGACGCTCGTCGTAGACAAGATGCCAGCCTGGCTCTTCCATATCTACATGTCGAATCCGCTGACGGTGGCGGTCGAACTCTTCCATGTAGGATTCTGGGAGCCAACCGCATCAGCCACGCCCGGCCTCCCTCCAGCCTTCGGTCTCTACTCCCTTGCCGCCATCGCGATCACTCTCGTGGTGCTGATCATCGGTCAGACCGTGTTCCGGCGCTTCGAGCGCACTTTCGCCCAGGACCTGTGA